TACAATCATTTCTTcaaaacacccctggccgtggcagccaggaaggccaaacatgtacgcgtcgcttcatgctctccgtactcatggttggtcaactttccccttgcccgtACATGGACCACAGAGGAcacgtgagctgaagcccagcaagaaaaccctcacaagcagataacatatgcatatcaaacacttaacatatataTAAGCCATCATCAGACTAACCACATACGagcatgccgtcccaggcgctttaccaggccctgggttcgcggtccacaccgtgaggatatcccaggtatcgtatagggtctcgccctgacaactcgcactccgcgtgctaaatgttgctcccggccccttgccgttctcggccttgccgctctcggtcatcgccgttcccggccttcgccgttcccggccttcaccgttcccggccttcgccattcccggctcttgttgttcattcacatatatgcacacatagcataattaagcatatacttaaacatgaataaactaaattaaagggctacaccctgcaacacaatcatatagggcagtgccctgcaacacaagctctacgggtacagcagttttcttacatgtgtcctgagctttccaagaaccgatgtcccaagcacagtACCCTATTCCGAGCCTCGCGGAAACCCTAATCACAACGCACcaaaaatatccatccatcaagttctaatccattaaataactttgggtcataactCTAGTCTCCGGGACCATGAATTCCATCagtccgggtgataaaatccatctcgatccttaacctttgaattcccatgcctaaaaccccttgaaagcccaaaaatgcactaagagtcgcgacccCATGAGGCCATTCCGCAGCCCGCCCCCAACCAGAGAgcaaccccaaaacagggcaggcaTGCCGCGACTCAAGcaagggcatgtcgcggcccgccctccttcctggcCATCAAAATGCTTCAGAGgaccgcggctcagcaagaacaatgccgcggcccgacccttcgaacccagaaaaattctCCATTTTTGCCATGAAAAcccatccaattaaccccaaagtGAACCCAACAGctcaagctaatcatcacagaagttatacCATGAACTCAGTAACAAAACCTATCAATaattctagctcaaaacctcatcaaactgaAAGATGATTcctcacccaacacacatgcaatacTCTAAAATTTCAACATAAAACCAGCTGCAATTCAACACAACTTACCacatttaaaagcttaccttgagcaTAAATGAGTCCCTGAATGAGGTCCTTAAGCTCCgagcttctagctcccaaaatccaagCTCTAAATCCTTAATCTTTGGTTATTTCCACCAAAGCTCACTAAGCTTCCAATAGAGAAAAGAGAAACCGAGTAATGGAGAGAGAAATGGTCGGTTAAGAGAATTCTGagtgtttcctttgttttgttttatttaacttagtctttaaggttacctcaagggctCGAGGTAcaaaaaacgtccctgagggcaaaatgataaatttcccccatattccCTACTAAACAttataacctcaaatatatctctaaatatttatttccataacccgataaccccataaacatctaatacctaaaataccccccgactcgccccaagtcggattttcgaccccgttgtgactttctggctaacaactccctaggactgtctcggatcgtggaacacagatatatcacaagtatatcacaattattacaattatcacatttatgccctcaacaggctaaaattacaaatatgccccctaATAACCGAACatggcccacgtgcatatttaattcatctaaacatacatttctaatcacatactcacacaaattcacacattataacaataaatcatttattgccctccaggcacgctaatcaaggccctaagccttattagcaaatttgggtcattacaggtgaTCAAACTCTCCTTGAGCTTCTGGAAACTATCTTCACACTTGTCCGAGCaaacaaatttctgattcttgcatgtcaactctgtcaatgatgACGCAACCTTGgtgaacccttccacaaagctcCTGTAGTAACCCGCCAAACCCAAGAAACTTTTGATCTCTGAAGTGTTCTTCGATCTTGGGCAATCTCTGAtcacttcaatctttgctggatccaccttaataccatctttactgactatgtaacccaagaaagtcacttgtggcaaccaaaacaCACATTTGTTGAACTTCACATACaacctgtgttctctcaacctttgTAATATCAACCTGAGGTGATGCTCGTGCTTTTTCTTCgtccgagagtatatcaatacatcgtcgatgaagacaatcacaaactgatccaggcAGTCCTTggacactctgttcatcagatccataaatgctgccgaggcattagtcaatccaaatgacatcaccaaaaactcataatgcccgtacctggtgcgaaaagctgtcttcggtacatcttcctccttgatcctcatctggtgataaccagatcgaagatctatgtTACAGAATATTGTTCTTCCTAGTAACTGGttaaacagatcatcaatcctcagcagaggatatttgttcttgatagtcaacttattcagttctccaTAATCGATGCACACCCTCAGAGAaacgtccttcttctttacaaagaGAACCagtgcgccccatggcgagaaactgggcctggtaaaacccaagtctagtaactcctgtaattTAGCCTTCAGTTCTGCTGGagtcattctgtaaggtgccctagacattggTTCTATCCCTagcgccaattcaatcacaaactcaatctccctatgcaaaggtaaccctggcaagtcctctggaaacacatccagaaactcacagactaactgAGACtgttctggtcccactagcacaacctgagtggtatcaaccacactagctaggaaacctatgcatcctccctgcaacaTGTCTCTAGATCTAagtactgatatcataggtatacatggtccatgcatagtgccaacaaaaacaaaggggtcctcaccctctggctcaaaagttaccatcttatTCTTACAGtctatcgatgccccatacttctctagccaatccataccaagaattatGTCGAAATCAGTTATCTCTAACTCCACCAAGTAACctgacaactccctgccatccactgtaactagaagtgacctaatccatctcctggataccaccactacaagaaaaaatactttcaataagaccgaaaaagtattatcaaatgtataccataacactttttgatgtatTAAGGAAAACAGTAttatagtaggtcggagcactttgcataacacttttccatagttatagacatgtgttatggtatagcctacgataacaattttgttgtgttattttaataattagataaatatttcattatgctatttataagtagattatataacactttttgtacttataaagtagtgttatgatacactttataataacacactttctgcattatagaaaatagtttgcataacataattttatgtttataaaccagtgttattgtaaaagatacaataacacattgtttgtattattctaatatttggataagcttgaattattattatataaacctgtacattataattattttttatttctttaattcaatcccgcttcatttaatatacttaagacacccttaacattgtacaaatatatttttgagtaccaattatactgttcataacacatataactacataattgtgtcaaaatacattcaagattatctaaaaaacaatccaaaagtcttaagatattcaaaactgcctaattaacataaacaaaacattctcataatagtcaacaaaatagtcttaagcagttacatattcaaaagtaaaggtaggaattcatgattTTCCAAATGTCAGCACATCAAAGCCTTCCAAAtaagattttcttttgcacttcactggttgaatctggtaaataaaacatgaaagaaaaactaatgaggtcatgaaatatcatatcattcatctaaaacAGTCAATAATATCATGACACATAACCAAAAttacaataattgagtttgaataataaacaagttgttatattacacacattactacaactatctatactcaagtgaccttagaactttaattaaatggtgcataatattaattcaaattggcCCCGTTATCATTTTGTCTTTCTCATCTTCCCTATCAAATCAATCAAATAATACTATCATAATCTTGGATTGCATATCGGTTAGTGTTGAACAAgcatttatataatcaaataaccaaataaatacctcttggaataacctttCGAGAAGGCCATGCAATTGGTGAACCAATAGCTTATCATATAGTAAGCATCGCATAGTTAGGACGAATTATCTATCACACCCCAGGCGAGATATCTATCGATATAATAAAACCAATTCAAGCAAACAtaatttatttgtaagaagataatacataattctagataaaatctgaCATCATTTCCCATATAAAGGTTActtaaccatctatcaatactaagtaaaaaaattcaaacaacacacaataagttttcttctttatatcaccgcaacactcaaacaaattttccagaacttacttctctaagacacacaaattttcaaccttctgttatcaccgcagcacacaattttaatcttagAACCTACTGCTCTATGAATGAATGTTTAAGacattcaaactcctctaacatttgtatgatattaataaaagagttaagagaacatacttccgtacctcttgcaattaataatcaagttaattaactttgcaatgctccttgccaattcgatccacaacctaaagaatataatcaatacctaaaaaattaatacaaaattaaaattaaatgatacaataagtaaaaaaattcttttatatattaaattttgggTATATAtggttatcatattattaatttttctctCAATATATATTTTGTAAGAATATAGTCCATGGTCATATTCTGCATTGTTCATATATGGCTTATAAATATAAAAGCTGCTTAGTGGCCAGAGTTTAGAAACTTTTCCAAGCCAAACATTTATCAAAGTTAGAATTATATAACAAAAGACTTAACAAAGTTAACCTTGCTTGTCATAACAGAAATATCTAACGTAACTACTTTCTCTTACAATATAGCTTTATAAACAtttctcgctctctctctctcgctcttcTTGTTTATAAGATCAATGGCTCAATGTTGCATATTAAAGATTggaaaagacaaaaaaaatatatgagtAGTCTCGATCAGGGAGTACATTACAGCAGTAAAAGTAATAACATGGACTCAAATGTTGAAGAAATAATTCTTTAATAATTGATATGATCATGAGTAACCTCTGTCAAATTTTGAAGTTCTTGTTTCTGGAAGATAAATGCAAAATAAAATCGAAACTTAACAAAATAGAACAgagtttttgtttaatttttactGCTCATTTGGATAAAACCATTGTGTAACTTAATATTTCCCatggctttttttttaaaaaaaaaaaaactttttgtaAAAAACTATTGAAAATAATCTTCTTCTCAAAGAGATTTATGTACTAAAAATGATTTTGTAAACAGGTTTCAGCCCATAGATGCCAAATGAATTTTGATATTCTGGCATATAACAAACATATTGTTCAATAGAAGAAGATTAACAAGCAAAATGGACAAGTCAAAAAGGACATAATCACAGTTGACTTTCAAACCGGATAGTAATGCATCCATAATGTTAACTGAGGTAAGCctataaaaaattatgaaacttCCTTTTCTTACACTTTTGTAGAGATTGTGTGGTTGTATAAAATGATTAAATCTAGTATGTATGCATTTTATAGTGAAAGGGACAAAATAGTTAAAATTGTGGACCTACATCATTTATATATCCCATTGGAAGGGTTGTATTACATTTTCTCCACCGTGATACGGTACTAGTTTAACACAACATATGGGCATCAACCTAATTGACTTCAAATGGCTTAGCCTTAAACTTTAGTACCTTTTTTCTGATATAGGACAATGTCACTTTGATTTTAACTAACTATGGATATAGCTTGCATTGGTTATCAACAGCTAAAGTTAGCTTGAACAACTTTTCATAATCCTCCACTTGTAAACCATAATTTTGAGGCTCATCAACATATGGCTACAAAAGTTAAAATGAAATCTTCAATGATGTTATTTGACAGGATGAGATAATTAAAAAGGAAATGCATTATATGAAGAAGCAGTTTGGACTTGGGAGTAAGACTGCCTGAGCTCACAAAAATATTGGAGAGAAAagtgaaaagaaaagagaaaaatgagttgTTTGGTAGGAAGGAAAAGTGGAGGGAAAAGAAAAGTGAGGTGAAAAATATTGAGTAGGACCCACAGATTTTTTCCATTCCAAAttggaaagaaaaatgaagagataAGTTTTACATAAACGAATAAAAGATATACTTTCATTTCTATCAGTCTACTTTTCTATCTCTGCTATATTTTCTCTCTCCCCTATTTTCTTTCCTCTGTACCAAACGTAATATACATGTCTACATGTACAGCGTGCACAAATCTTGTTTTCTCGCCAGTGGGCTCTACAAGATAGAACTGGCGCTCTAGCCCCAAACTGCAAGAGTGATGATAACTAAAGGACATAATAGACCATATatgttgaaatatattttttaaggttAATGAATGGCGAACTAtaattgtttttacatcatgaAACAAGGCACTATTAGAACCTAAAGATCCATCAACAAAAGATTTGACACCACCCAAGTATATCCATTTGCTTATGGACTTGCCAACTCTGTTAACAACATCTTGAGAGTGAAAATGACAACCTCATGTTTTTTACTGTCAAAACCATTACAGTCATTGAGGTTTATACATGACAGGAAAAAACATTAATTTACATGAGAATTTTTAATACATGCATGAAGTTAAATGTTACCTCGAGTCACAGTTCTCATAATTGTTCCGCCATCTGAATCTTTTGATGAATTATCAATCCCAACCAACTTTAGTGCCACTGAATTTGCCAAGCCCATATGACCATCAGTTCTTGGTAACCAAACCTGCACATTCAGTTCTTGAAACCATTTAAAGAAGCTCAGAACCAGATTTTCCAAGAATTCAAATATTTGCTGTGCAACAGATTACAATGTTGGAGACTCAGCTGGGTGGAACACTGGTGTTGATTACACTACTTGGGCTAAGGGCAAGACTTTCAAAGTTGGTGACACACTTGTGTTCAAGTATGTGGTTGGAGCTCACAATGTGATTGAAGTGAATAAGGGTGAGTTCAAAGGCTGCAAAGCGACTCAAGGCGTGCCTTTGACGAGTGGAAACGACAGTGTCGTTGAGGAGCTCTGGACCTAAATACTTTATTTGTGGTGTTGCTGGTCATTGTGATTTGGGTCAAAAACTCACTATTACTGTTTCTTAATTTACACAATATGTAACTGTAATTTTTTTGACATTAAGCATAATAATAATATGTGATTTTCTGTTTAAAAAAATGGCCGGGCTACCAATTATTTGATGTCATTGTCGAATCCAATGGTGCTTGTTCAACAATGACAATGGTTATGGAGGGACCTGTAGTGAGGGACTTCCTAAACTAAAGTGATAACTTAACACTGACTTAACTTAACTTACAAGGTCAAATCAGagaacacaaacaaacaaaaaaaatcaatacatacttacagtaaaaaaaaaaaaaaaatagaaacataAGTAAGATAGTTGAGAACCACATTTTACAGTTATGTCATGTCTCATGTATTATTTATAGATACCTGACTAGATGAGCCAATTATAGTGATAGCTGAAGGTGTACTGTTGAGCTCATTTTCCAACCTCAATCTAATAATCAGTGGAACAATTTTTTCCACATACCAACATTTGTTATAGCAACataatttaaaacaaaataaaattaataatttgagtaaattagtaaaaatataaacaatgaagcagatctttcttttctttttccatttTCTTTCTCTCCGCCAATTCTTTTGCATCCCTCTAATTTTTATCATGAAGCAATTTTACTAGAATTGCATTAATTGCAGAATATAAAAAGCAAAATACAAAAGACATATGACATTATATGACTAATACAATTTAAAGAAGTATACATATATACTAAAATGATCAGCTCCCATCATTTTTTATGACTTTGCAGTAAAAAATAAGCAGCTGAATTCAACTGGGGGTCAGAAACTCTGAACTTGGTAGATTAATTAGAgaccaaaataaaacaaaactataGCTAGTGTGTTTTGCAAGTTAAGATTACTACAAATATGATGTTAGACAATGAAGCATAGTATAATAATAATCTTGGTTAATTATAAAATATCGTTGAAGATATGTTTATAAACTCAAATTTGTTACTAAAAGGGAAGCATCAATTCAGATATTTCAGGGACGAGCAtcgaaagaaaaaagaaaaggttAAAAATACTATACTCCCCAAAATTTAGTTTGTAATCCAaagtaaaattatatatatatgcgcCTTTATTCATTAGTTATCAGCAACGGGCGAGCTGGTGAAGGAACCTTTGTTTGGGGATCAATTTGAATACTAAAAAGCTTGATGAAGTGCTATTTAATTAAAAGTGTTTTCTACCAGGAACAAATCACAAGTATATTCCCAAAATATAtgatattcaaatatatatataaataatgaaaatagaataaaaaaatatttggttACCTCACTGGACCGAGAAGCAGAGATGGACTGAGCTGAGCGATGACGATGGAGGAAGAGAGTCATCAGATCTTCCCTGTTGAGAAACTCGATGGTGGACCAATCAACAGTCGTGCAGAAGCTGAGCTGGGTTTTTAACGAGCTTGCATTCCCAAGGACAATGGCAGAAAGAATTTGAAACCCAAAACAGCGACCCGGAAAGATTTATGGATCGGTAGGGGATCGAAAGAAATTGAAGAAACGATGAGCAGTTCTTTGTAGCAGATTCAAGAGATGCCCAGTTGAGTTAACGGGATGAGGTGAGAGAGATGGAAAGGGTTGATCTCTTGTAAAGTTAGACCTGCGAAAATAAAAGTTAGAAATAATCTCATTCCCAGAAATTAATTAGCGGGCTTTTAGTGTGTGTTTGCCGCCCATATTTTTAACTCaattataataattttcattaatATTGTATTCATGTATTATATAATATCATTTCCTCTCAACAATGGCCTAGATAGAttgctgtaaatacgggccgggcttttgagcacggcacgaaaccggcacgagcctgggaggcacgagcacgacacggcacgaaaaaatatgggcttgggctaggcatggcacgaaaaaatatgggcttaggccaggcacggcacggcacgacaagcccgaaagcacgaacaaactagcccgaaagcacgacacgataaaaaacccgatattttgacattaataatcataataaatttttatttgtcaataattaataaattaaaattataacatatgtcttatttttttcaatgtttatatttttataattatattaatttattttaagatttgttagttaaatttttagcatttattagtaggtattaaaattctaataattatctttgatataattttgtgtaaaatattgttaaaaagtatataaaaatatctaaaattataatttaaacaaataaatgtatttggtttggtggaAAGTCCATTGttggttaaagaggaggtggagggttcaattctccatcctcacattttttagcacaaaaaaagtgggcccaaatttgggcccgaatatagaaagtgggccgggccgaataaggaaagtgggctaGCCCGACAGggcacgagcacggcacgacatgggcgggggccatgggccgtgctgggcctactctttcaaaaatgggccgaCATGAGCACGGCACGAATTGAATATGGGCCGGGCCCGGCCCGGCCCGAATTTAccggaggcacgaaaaatgtggACCGGGCCGGGCcgggcggcccacatttacagctctagatAGATACCATGCATGAATAAGCAACAAGTTTTGTTATTCTATTGATATGAATCATGATTTTTTAAATACCTTTTAGTAGAGGTTTATTAttgtattaatataatatatatacatacatatagatATATGGTATGTcattaaaagaatttttttaaatACCTTGGTGATGGTAGGCCGCCATTTTGTGAGTGACCTTATGCAAAGTGATGCAGCAAAGGCAAGTCTTTTCAGCTGAGTAGCATCATAGGCCACTCCCAGCTTTGGATCAATCAGTTTTCAATTTCTCCTTGTTTCAATATTAGTTTGGCCTGTTCAATTTATAATTAACAATTATTAAATTCAGTTCAATTacatattctaaaa
This genomic interval from Humulus lupulus chromosome 8, drHumLupu1.1, whole genome shotgun sequence contains the following:
- the LOC133798596 gene encoding protein LONG AFTER FAR-RED 3-like; the encoded protein is MTLFLHRHRSAQSISASRSSEVWLPRTDGHMGLANSVALKLVGIDNSSKDSDGGTIMRTVTRDSTSEVQKKILFGRL